The following coding sequences lie in one Xanthomonas hortorum pv. pelargonii genomic window:
- a CDS encoding electron transfer flavoprotein subunit alpha/FixB family protein, whose product MAKILVVAEHLNGQLNAATAKTLSAALAVSAESIDIVVLAADPAAVAAQAAQLAGVARVLTVTNAANEHAVAQVLGPQIAQLAGQGYSHVFGPSTTFGKDLMPVVAALLGVNQISDLMSVEDAYTFKRPIYAGNAIITVKAPADQIVVATVRSASWPEAAAGGSATVEAVTVDAALPTHTRFVGLAAGSSDRPDLQSAKRVVSGGRGVGSAENFQHIYSLADKLGAAVGASRAAVDAGYVPNELQVGQTGKIIAPELYVAIGISGAIQHLTGIKDAGTIVAINKDPESPIFEIADIGLVGDLFTLLPELEQALG is encoded by the coding sequence ATGGCCAAGATCCTCGTCGTCGCAGAACATCTCAACGGCCAGCTCAATGCGGCCACCGCCAAGACCCTCAGCGCCGCGCTGGCGGTGTCGGCCGAGTCCATCGACATTGTTGTGCTGGCGGCCGATCCGGCTGCGGTTGCCGCCCAGGCCGCGCAGTTGGCAGGTGTCGCACGCGTACTGACGGTGACAAACGCCGCCAACGAACACGCCGTCGCCCAGGTGCTTGGCCCGCAGATCGCACAGCTCGCGGGCCAGGGCTACAGCCATGTGTTCGGCCCCTCCACGACCTTCGGCAAGGATCTGATGCCGGTCGTGGCCGCGCTGCTGGGCGTGAACCAGATCTCCGACCTGATGTCGGTCGAAGATGCCTACACCTTCAAGCGCCCGATCTACGCCGGCAACGCGATCATCACCGTGAAAGCGCCGGCTGACCAGATCGTGGTTGCAACCGTGCGCAGCGCTTCGTGGCCGGAAGCGGCAGCCGGCGGCAGTGCGACGGTCGAGGCAGTCACTGTCGATGCCGCGCTGCCGACCCACACCCGCTTCGTCGGCCTGGCCGCAGGCAGCTCCGATCGCCCTGACCTGCAGAGCGCCAAGCGCGTGGTCTCCGGCGGCCGCGGCGTCGGCTCGGCCGAGAATTTCCAGCACATCTACAGCCTGGCCGACAAACTCGGCGCGGCCGTGGGCGCCTCGCGCGCTGCAGTGGACGCCGGCTACGTGCCGAACGAACTGCAGGTCGGCCAGACCGGCAAGATCATCGCCCCCGAGCTGTACGTGGCGATCGGCATCAGCGGCGCGATCCAGCATCTGACCGGCATCAAGGACGCAGGGACGATCGTGGCGATCAACAAGGACCCGGAGTCGCCGATCTTCGAGATTGCAGATATCGGGCTGGTGGGGGATCTCTTTACGTTGTTGCCGGAGCTGGAACAGGCTTTGGGCTAA
- a CDS encoding glycosyltransferase family 4 protein, which translates to MKRIIVLGAQVPFVRGGAELLNEELVRQINLWGKQRQVVAELVQLPYKWYPETEILSAMLSWRLLDLSEANGQKIDLCICTKFPTYAASHANKTLWLVHQHRVLYDLAHTRFDQPHLSSRDSAVRDALRLSDKEMLSDIDSRFTISQTVTDRLKQYCGLSSEVLYPPSKLAPHIKSGEYGDFVLCIGRLESMKRPDLLIRAAQHVPHAKVVIAGTGASDYARSLAPLVRELGLENRVELAGFIEDVRLLELIANCRAVFYSPVDEDYGFATLESFAAHKPVITVDDSGEVCRIVRSTGSGWVTAPTPEAIAESLLDCYVKTPAQLRVLAEEGHRLSETITWDRVIRHLVESRL; encoded by the coding sequence TTGAAAAGAATTATCGTACTTGGCGCGCAGGTGCCGTTTGTTCGCGGAGGCGCCGAGCTCCTCAATGAAGAGTTGGTGCGTCAGATCAATCTGTGGGGCAAGCAGCGCCAGGTCGTCGCTGAGCTGGTGCAACTACCCTACAAGTGGTATCCGGAAACCGAGATCCTCTCTGCGATGCTTTCCTGGCGGCTGCTGGACCTCAGCGAGGCCAACGGGCAGAAGATTGACTTGTGCATCTGCACCAAGTTTCCGACCTACGCTGCGTCGCATGCCAACAAGACGCTGTGGCTTGTGCACCAGCACAGGGTGCTTTACGACCTCGCACATACGCGCTTCGATCAGCCCCATTTGAGCAGCAGGGATTCTGCGGTGCGCGATGCATTGCGTTTGTCGGACAAGGAGATGCTGTCCGACATTGATTCGCGGTTTACAATTTCCCAGACGGTTACTGACCGGCTGAAGCAGTATTGCGGCCTGTCTTCGGAAGTGCTGTATCCGCCGTCCAAGCTGGCGCCACACATTAAGTCGGGCGAATACGGGGATTTCGTACTGTGTATCGGTCGTCTTGAATCGATGAAGCGGCCGGACCTGTTGATCCGGGCAGCCCAGCACGTACCACATGCAAAGGTGGTCATCGCCGGAACCGGTGCAAGCGACTACGCCCGCTCACTGGCCCCGCTGGTGCGCGAGCTGGGCCTGGAAAACAGGGTCGAGCTGGCCGGCTTTATCGAAGATGTCCGCTTGCTCGAGCTGATCGCCAATTGCCGCGCGGTGTTCTATTCGCCAGTCGACGAGGACTATGGTTTCGCGACTCTCGAAAGTTTCGCCGCGCATAAGCCGGTGATTACCGTTGATGACAGCGGCGAAGTGTGCCGTATCGTGAGGTCCACCGGTAGCGGCTGGGTGACCGCTCCGACACCGGAGGCCATTGCCGAGAGCCTGCTGGACTGCTATGTCAAGACACCCGCCCAGCTTCGCGTGCTGGCTGAGGAAGGACATCGCCTCAGCGAGACCATCACCTGGGACCGCGTGATCCGTCACCTCGTGGAGAGCAGGCTTTGA
- a CDS encoding glycosyltransferase — protein sequence MKILSIHKKSPIMKKMNKSRRVVGAAIALAAAIAVTGCSKSPNDTAQPVADAQQPAAAAAAPEVEGISAPIPQDQVGAQYAVSAEPVLVRNGEILKVVVNVTNTGKVAVNSKGKMPVNLAISLVDGAGAMVKQEFVRATLPPQGITAGGSADVVAEVPAQAVAGNTLRFGLVQEAVAWYSDYKIQPLDYGPFNSCEDQGKPTLCGKDGKPLTMQ from the coding sequence ATGAAAATCTTATCTATCCACAAAAAGTCCCCAATCATGAAAAAAATGAACAAATCCCGTCGTGTCGTTGGCGCAGCTATCGCGCTGGCTGCGGCGATCGCTGTTACTGGCTGCTCCAAATCCCCGAACGACACCGCCCAGCCGGTAGCTGACGCACAGCAGCCTGCTGCGGCGGCGGCGGCTCCGGAAGTTGAAGGCATCTCGGCCCCGATCCCGCAGGATCAAGTAGGCGCCCAATATGCCGTTTCGGCCGAGCCTGTGCTGGTTAGAAACGGTGAGATCCTGAAAGTTGTGGTCAATGTCACCAACACCGGAAAGGTCGCGGTCAACTCGAAAGGCAAGATGCCGGTCAACCTCGCGATCTCGCTGGTTGATGGTGCCGGCGCGATGGTAAAACAGGAGTTCGTGCGCGCTACGCTGCCGCCGCAAGGTATCACTGCTGGCGGATCTGCTGACGTCGTCGCCGAGGTTCCGGCCCAGGCCGTGGCAGGCAACACGCTGCGCTTCGGTCTCGTACAGGAGGCGGTCGCATGGTACAGCGACTACAAGATCCAGCCGTTGGACTACGGCCCGTTTAATAGCTGCGAAGATCAGGGCAAGCCTACCCTTTGCGGCAAAGATGGAAAGCCGCTCACTATGCAGTGA
- the gmd gene encoding GDP-mannose 4,6-dehydratase has translation MKTALITGISGQDGAYLAQLLLDKGYRVFGTYRRTSSVNFWRIEELGIAAHPNLHLIEYDLTDLGSSIRMLESAGATEVYNLAAQSFVGVSFDQPTTTAQITGIGPVHLLEAIRQVNRDIRFYQASTSEMFGKVQAVPQIETTPFYPRSPYGVAKLYAHWMTVNYRESYDIFGSSGILFNHESPLRGREFVTRKITDSVAKIKLGLLDCMELGNLDAKRDWGFAREYVEGMWRMLQADEPDTFVLATNRTETVRDFVSMAFKGAGINVEFRNSDVDEIAVDVQTGKTVMKINPKFHRPAEVELLIGNPEKAERVLGWRPETSLESLCQMMVEADLKRNERGASF, from the coding sequence ATGAAGACTGCGTTGATTACTGGAATCTCTGGTCAGGACGGGGCTTACCTGGCCCAATTGCTCCTGGACAAGGGGTATCGTGTGTTCGGCACCTATCGCCGAACGAGTTCCGTCAATTTCTGGCGGATCGAGGAGCTGGGAATCGCAGCCCACCCGAACCTTCATCTGATCGAATACGATTTGACCGATCTGGGTTCAAGCATCCGCATGCTTGAAAGCGCTGGCGCCACAGAGGTCTACAATCTGGCTGCTCAGAGTTTCGTCGGTGTGTCGTTCGACCAGCCGACGACTACCGCGCAGATTACCGGTATCGGTCCGGTTCACCTGCTCGAAGCGATCCGCCAGGTTAATCGGGATATTCGTTTTTACCAGGCGTCGACTTCGGAAATGTTCGGCAAGGTGCAGGCGGTTCCGCAGATCGAGACCACGCCGTTCTATCCGCGTAGTCCTTATGGCGTGGCCAAGCTTTATGCGCACTGGATGACCGTTAATTACCGCGAAAGCTACGACATCTTCGGTTCGAGCGGCATCTTGTTCAATCACGAAAGCCCACTGCGTGGACGCGAGTTCGTGACGCGCAAGATCACCGACTCCGTCGCGAAGATCAAGCTCGGCCTGCTGGACTGCATGGAGCTGGGTAATCTCGACGCGAAGCGGGATTGGGGTTTTGCACGCGAGTATGTCGAAGGAATGTGGCGGATGCTTCAGGCAGACGAGCCGGACACCTTTGTGCTTGCGACGAATCGCACCGAGACCGTGCGTGATTTTGTCAGCATGGCGTTCAAGGGCGCCGGGATCAATGTCGAGTTCCGCAACAGTGATGTGGACGAGATTGCTGTGGATGTGCAGACGGGTAAGACGGTGATGAAAATCAATCCGAAGTTCCATCGTCCTGCCGAGGTGGAATTACTCATCGGCAATCCAGAAAAGGCCGAGCGCGTACTGGGCTGGCGTCCTGAGACGAGCCTGGAGTCGCTTTGCCAAATGATGGTGGAAGCAGATCTGAAAAGGAACGAACGTGGTGCTTCCTTCTGA
- a CDS encoding NAD-dependent epimerase/dehydratase family protein, protein MIIGNGLLARSFAADRLAELNATVFASGVSNSSETDPAAFEREARLLVKALDDAQGRFVYFSTCSVTDPDRAETHYVRHKLKMEQLIAERDESLILRLPQVVGRTDNPHTLSNYLASGIRNAEPLRIWVKAVRCLIDVEDVARLTLHLVENRLESNAVLDLAPPENVTLLELVSMLEATLGKKATIDFVNRGGGATPDSAPFVRYATATGIDSSPGYIARLIRKYYGTSDAT, encoded by the coding sequence GTGATCATCGGTAATGGCCTGCTGGCCAGATCCTTCGCAGCAGATAGGCTCGCTGAGCTCAACGCCACGGTATTCGCCTCCGGGGTGTCCAATTCATCTGAGACCGATCCTGCGGCATTCGAAAGGGAAGCACGTCTGCTGGTCAAGGCCCTGGACGACGCGCAGGGCCGGTTCGTCTACTTCAGCACCTGCAGCGTGACAGACCCCGACCGTGCCGAAACCCATTACGTCCGTCACAAGCTGAAAATGGAACAGCTGATCGCAGAACGGGACGAGTCTCTGATTCTGCGCCTGCCTCAAGTCGTGGGACGCACCGACAACCCTCACACCCTGTCCAACTATCTCGCCAGTGGTATCCGCAACGCAGAACCGTTGCGCATCTGGGTCAAGGCAGTACGCTGCCTGATCGACGTGGAAGATGTCGCCCGATTGACCCTTCATCTGGTTGAGAATCGCCTCGAGAGCAATGCCGTGCTGGATCTGGCTCCGCCAGAAAACGTCACCCTGCTCGAGCTGGTCTCAATGCTGGAGGCCACGCTGGGCAAGAAGGCAACCATCGACTTTGTGAACCGAGGCGGCGGTGCCACGCCTGATTCGGCGCCGTTTGTTCGTTATGCAACTGCCACCGGCATTGATTCCTCCCCAGGATACATCGCCAGGCTGATCCGCAAATACTACGGAACGAGCGATGCAACCTGA
- a CDS encoding electron transfer flavoprotein subunit beta/FixA family protein has translation MKILVAYKRVVDYNVRIQVKPDGSGVVTDGVKLSPNPFDEIALEEALRLRDAGIATEVVVATLAPADAAAHLRNGLAMGANRAIHVVTDAAIQPLTAARTLLKLVEKEQPDLVILGKQAIDDDANQTGQMLATLWGRPQATFAGKLVVADGKATVTREVDAGLETLEVDLPAVITTDLRLNEPRFIKLPDIMKAKSKPLETLAFADLGVDAHDSLSTTHYAAPSKRRRGVMVKDAAELVAALKQKGLL, from the coding sequence ATGAAAATCCTCGTCGCCTACAAGCGCGTGGTGGACTACAACGTCCGCATTCAGGTTAAGCCGGATGGCTCCGGCGTGGTCACCGACGGCGTCAAGCTCTCGCCGAACCCGTTCGACGAAATCGCCCTGGAAGAGGCGTTGCGCCTGCGCGATGCCGGCATCGCCACCGAGGTGGTAGTCGCCACGCTGGCGCCGGCCGACGCGGCCGCGCATCTGCGCAACGGTCTGGCCATGGGCGCCAACCGGGCCATCCACGTGGTCACCGACGCTGCGATCCAGCCGCTGACCGCAGCGCGCACCCTGCTCAAGCTGGTCGAGAAAGAACAGCCAGACCTGGTCATCCTGGGCAAGCAGGCGATCGACGACGATGCCAACCAGACCGGTCAGATGCTCGCCACGCTGTGGGGCCGTCCGCAGGCGACCTTCGCCGGCAAGCTGGTCGTCGCCGATGGCAAGGCCACCGTGACCCGTGAGGTCGATGCCGGCCTGGAAACGCTGGAAGTGGATCTGCCGGCGGTGATCACCACCGACCTGCGCCTGAACGAGCCGCGCTTCATCAAGTTGCCGGACATCATGAAGGCCAAGAGCAAGCCGCTGGAAACGCTGGCCTTTGCCGACCTGGGCGTCGATGCGCACGACAGCCTCAGCACCACCCACTACGCCGCGCCGTCCAAGCGCAGGCGTGGCGTGATGGTCAAGGACGCCGCCGAACTGGTGGCCGCACTCAAGCAGAAGGGGTTGTTGTAA
- a CDS encoding NAD-dependent epimerase/dehydratase family protein, whose amino-acid sequence MVLPSDIAGKRVLVTGASGFTGRYVADELKNLGCEVLGLGGSDQPAPRWASALAPVDRHYQADLRDQDALREVLKETSPDIIIHLAALAFVGHGSADDFYNVNLVGTRHLLQAVDEAAISPGRLLIASSANVYGNSSEGRLDESVVPAPANDYAISKLSMEYVIRLWQSRLPIIVVRPFNYTGRGQSENFLIPKIVSHFVRREPRIELGNLDVSRDFGDVRAVASAYGKLLQSSDAIGRTVNVCSGTAYSLRDVIDLCTQITGHSLEVSVNPKFVRSNEVKMLCGDNRLLQELAGSWTSPPLRKTLEWMLEEG is encoded by the coding sequence GTGGTGCTTCCTTCTGATATTGCTGGAAAGCGGGTATTGGTTACTGGCGCGTCCGGTTTTACCGGCCGCTATGTGGCCGATGAACTAAAAAACTTGGGCTGCGAAGTGCTGGGGCTTGGCGGGTCTGATCAGCCCGCACCGCGCTGGGCCAGCGCCTTGGCGCCGGTCGACCGTCATTACCAGGCCGACCTGCGTGATCAGGATGCTTTGCGTGAGGTGCTGAAAGAGACTTCTCCCGACATCATCATTCACCTAGCCGCGCTTGCGTTTGTGGGGCACGGCAGTGCGGATGATTTCTACAATGTAAATCTGGTGGGTACGCGCCACTTGCTGCAGGCAGTGGATGAGGCTGCAATCTCGCCTGGGCGCCTGCTTATCGCCAGCAGCGCCAACGTTTATGGCAACTCCTCGGAGGGACGCTTGGACGAGTCGGTGGTCCCGGCGCCGGCAAACGATTACGCCATCAGCAAACTGAGCATGGAGTACGTGATTCGGCTTTGGCAGAGTCGGTTGCCCATCATCGTGGTCCGGCCGTTCAACTACACCGGCAGGGGGCAGTCGGAAAACTTCCTGATCCCCAAGATCGTCTCGCACTTCGTCAGGCGGGAGCCGCGGATCGAGTTGGGAAATCTGGATGTGTCGCGTGATTTCGGCGACGTCAGGGCGGTGGCATCCGCCTACGGCAAGCTGTTGCAGTCATCCGACGCCATCGGTCGTACGGTCAATGTGTGCTCCGGAACGGCCTATTCCCTTCGGGACGTGATCGACCTGTGCACACAGATCACTGGCCATTCGTTGGAAGTCTCGGTGAATCCGAAGTTCGTCCGTAGCAATGAAGTCAAGATGCTATGCGGCGATAACCGGTTGCTGCAGGAACTTGCAGGAAGTTGGACGTCTCCGCCGCTGCGCAAAACCCTGGAATGGATGCTGGAAGAGGGCTGA
- a CDS encoding glycosyltransferase family 2 protein → MQPDISVVIPVYGSATILPTLAEKLEESLTELTEKFEVVLVYDCSPDSSWQVITALCASRPWLKGVRLRKNAGQHNALMAGFGVARGRYIVTMDDDLQHSPSDIGRVVAELRNGADVCYVQFKSRRHALWKRLGSQFNDRMASWLLAKPRGLYLSPFRGLISEVRDEILRYGGPFVYVDGLIVQSTSNITTIEAEHHARSDGKSGYSLRKSISLWMQMATSFSITPLRVASLTGIVSSGLGFLCAIVLILQKLLWPHTVIGWTSLIVAVLIMGGIQLLALGVVGEYVGRVLLNVSNRPQYIKGQQLNVGQEQENVQ, encoded by the coding sequence ATGCAACCTGATATTTCCGTCGTCATCCCGGTCTATGGCAGCGCCACCATCCTGCCCACGCTTGCCGAGAAACTCGAGGAGTCGCTGACTGAGCTCACCGAGAAGTTCGAAGTTGTACTGGTGTACGACTGCAGCCCGGATAGTTCCTGGCAGGTCATAACAGCCCTGTGCGCCTCCCGGCCCTGGTTGAAGGGAGTCCGGCTGCGCAAGAACGCGGGGCAGCACAATGCGTTAATGGCTGGATTCGGTGTGGCACGCGGCCGTTACATCGTCACCATGGATGACGATCTGCAGCACTCGCCCTCCGACATCGGGCGCGTCGTGGCAGAGCTGCGCAATGGAGCGGATGTTTGCTACGTGCAGTTCAAAAGCCGGCGACACGCTCTCTGGAAGCGCCTCGGCAGCCAGTTCAACGACCGCATGGCTTCGTGGCTGCTTGCAAAACCTCGCGGGCTCTATCTTTCGCCATTTCGCGGCTTGATCAGCGAAGTACGTGACGAAATATTGCGCTACGGTGGCCCCTTCGTCTATGTCGATGGGCTTATCGTCCAGAGCACCAGCAATATCACCACCATAGAAGCGGAGCACCACGCCCGAAGCGACGGCAAGTCTGGATACAGCCTGCGCAAATCAATCTCGCTGTGGATGCAGATGGCCACGAGCTTCTCGATCACGCCATTACGGGTCGCGTCGCTGACAGGAATCGTCTCTTCCGGCCTCGGCTTCCTGTGCGCCATCGTGCTGATCTTGCAAAAGCTGCTTTGGCCGCACACCGTCATCGGTTGGACCTCATTGATCGTCGCGGTATTGATCATGGGCGGCATCCAGCTACTCGCGCTGGGCGTGGTGGGCGAATATGTGGGGCGCGTGCTACTGAACGTCAGCAATCGCCCCCAATACATAAAGGGCCAACAGCTCAACGTAGGCCAAGAGCAAGAGAACGTGCAGTGA
- a CDS encoding GtrA family protein, with amino-acid sequence MIPQRHRALAARFLRFCIVGGASTVAFSALTWLAVSKLGMQPTMATALCYLVLVPINFVAHRSFTFVSSGHLSSEGLRFILLHSFNLALSIIGMGVAVNSLHLHYAWGIAFSAVVVPVVVFLVMNFWVFNRDRRRDHV; translated from the coding sequence GTGATACCGCAGCGCCACCGCGCCCTGGCCGCACGCTTTTTGCGCTTTTGCATCGTTGGCGGCGCCAGTACCGTGGCCTTCAGTGCGCTCACCTGGTTGGCTGTATCAAAGCTCGGCATGCAGCCGACCATGGCGACGGCGCTCTGCTACCTGGTGTTGGTGCCAATCAATTTCGTCGCGCACCGCAGCTTCACGTTCGTCTCCTCTGGCCATCTGAGCTCGGAAGGCTTGCGCTTCATTTTGCTGCACAGCTTCAACCTTGCCTTGTCCATCATCGGGATGGGCGTGGCTGTGAACAGTCTGCACTTGCATTACGCGTGGGGCATTGCGTTCTCGGCCGTCGTCGTGCCTGTCGTGGTATTTCTCGTGATGAATTTCTGGGTCTTCAACCGGGACCGACGTCGCGATCACGTCTAA
- a CDS encoding glycosyltransferase: protein MVGPQPTDRSGIAEYAAGLVDMLRDCGLSVETVTVADVEQKGASQIVASLRAADAVVYQMGNHPTFHGWMLPLMAAVPGIVHLHDLVLHHMAAGVLSDAGRLDSASYGGLLEKWHSTSQVRAATVALRIGTPIWSRAQVVDYPLHQVATQYATEMVVHSRYSADRIAKDFPWLPITVVPQLYPIVAPHRVRGRLNTIALLGGGQVNRRFDWVVQALAMIDEVLDEPLTLEIAGDVEPAVASQLEALTGLRNVRLINHGRVDDENFWKVFERADLMIALRQPTMGEASAVVSKAMQAGLPTIVSDHGWYAELPGCVKKIVPDNDCVIALAELLLHLAQYPESYARWAEECADSAGRPSLAPIAAAEQYARLLRTHRVFSDFRDRVADAIASMRVDANSPLGSELQRIDVRAGLKGDRWVDAALAVLDDQKLDSHARITGETVGPYPYTEPLPDTAFQGSAAVVDADISVVEASNVIPLRVQLTNEGDFPWLSPSDHTIKPFGIYLGYFWHSSDPSLEQVEQARHFLEDVVRPSSSGIHEIIIRAPDVPGEYQLEIDLVQESVCWFKYKGFTPARASVQVEAASP from the coding sequence ATGGTCGGGCCCCAGCCTACTGATCGGTCCGGCATTGCCGAGTACGCGGCTGGCCTGGTCGACATGTTGCGTGATTGTGGCCTGTCGGTTGAGACGGTCACTGTTGCGGATGTCGAGCAGAAAGGCGCGTCGCAGATCGTTGCCAGTCTGCGCGCGGCAGACGCCGTCGTGTATCAGATGGGAAACCACCCGACGTTCCATGGCTGGATGCTTCCCCTCATGGCAGCCGTGCCCGGAATCGTGCATTTGCATGACTTGGTGCTTCACCATATGGCGGCTGGCGTATTGAGCGATGCGGGGCGACTGGACAGCGCCAGTTACGGTGGCTTGCTGGAAAAGTGGCATTCAACATCGCAGGTCAGAGCCGCAACGGTGGCTCTTCGTATCGGCACGCCGATATGGAGCCGCGCCCAGGTGGTTGATTATCCGCTGCATCAGGTGGCAACCCAGTATGCGACCGAAATGGTCGTGCATTCCCGGTACTCTGCGGACCGGATCGCAAAGGATTTTCCTTGGCTCCCCATCACGGTGGTGCCGCAGCTCTATCCGATAGTGGCACCCCACCGCGTCCGCGGCCGGCTGAATACCATCGCGCTTCTTGGCGGAGGTCAGGTAAACCGCCGCTTTGATTGGGTTGTGCAGGCACTGGCCATGATCGACGAGGTGCTGGACGAGCCGCTCACGCTGGAGATCGCAGGAGATGTCGAGCCTGCGGTGGCGAGCCAGCTTGAGGCGTTGACAGGGCTACGTAACGTTCGATTGATCAACCATGGCCGTGTCGACGACGAAAATTTCTGGAAGGTCTTCGAACGGGCCGACCTGATGATCGCCTTGCGGCAGCCCACCATGGGCGAAGCGTCTGCTGTGGTCTCCAAGGCCATGCAGGCCGGACTTCCGACAATCGTGTCCGACCATGGCTGGTATGCCGAGCTTCCCGGATGTGTAAAAAAGATCGTTCCCGACAATGACTGTGTGATCGCGCTGGCGGAACTGCTACTGCATCTAGCGCAGTATCCCGAGTCGTATGCCCGCTGGGCAGAGGAATGTGCCGATTCTGCAGGACGACCTTCGTTGGCCCCCATTGCTGCGGCGGAGCAGTATGCGCGGCTGTTGCGCACCCATCGCGTCTTCTCCGATTTCCGCGACAGGGTGGCAGACGCGATAGCGAGCATGAGGGTGGACGCCAACTCCCCGCTCGGCAGTGAGCTGCAGCGCATCGACGTTCGCGCCGGCCTGAAGGGGGATCGCTGGGTGGATGCGGCGTTGGCAGTTCTTGACGACCAGAAGCTGGACTCGCATGCGCGGATCACCGGCGAGACGGTCGGGCCGTATCCTTATACAGAGCCCCTGCCTGACACGGCATTCCAGGGTTCCGCAGCTGTTGTTGACGCTGATATCAGCGTCGTGGAGGCCTCGAACGTGATTCCCTTGCGCGTTCAGCTTACCAATGAGGGGGACTTCCCCTGGCTCAGCCCGTCCGACCACACTATCAAGCCCTTTGGAATATATCTGGGCTACTTCTGGCATTCGTCCGACCCTTCGCTGGAGCAGGTCGAGCAGGCCCGTCATTTTCTGGAGGATGTAGTACGCCCGTCGTCATCCGGTATCCATGAGATCATTATCCGTGCGCCTGACGTTCCTGGGGAGTATCAGCTGGAAATTGATCTCGTTCAAGAATCTGTCTGCTGGTTCAAGTACAAGGGCTTCACGCCTGCGCGGGCCAGCGTGCAAGTAGAGGCGGCCTCGCCATGA